A window of Geothrix edaphica genomic DNA:
GCCGACCTGGCGGCCCGGCTGCGGGACCTGAGCCTGGCCCTCTACCGCCGCGGCGCGGAGCTGGCCGCCCAGCGGGGGATCCTGCTGGCGGACACCAAGTTCGAGTTCGGCCTAAGCGATGCCGGAGAGCTGATCCTTATCGACGAAGCCCTCACGCCCGACAGCAGCCGCTACTGGCTGGCGGACAGCTGGGCGCCGGGGAAGAACCCGCCGAGCCTGGACAAGCAGTTTCTGCGGGATTACCTCGAGACGCTGGCGGACTGGGACAAGCAGCCCCCCGCACCGCACCTGCCGGAGGCCGTCATCCAGGGCATCCGGGCGCGGTACCTGGACCTGGCGGCCCGGTTCGACATCCAGATCTGATCAGGGTTTCGCGGAACCGCCCAGCACACCGGTCCGCAGGCGGGCCGGATCGAGCCAGCGCCGGAGTCCCGCGTTCAGGGTCTCCACCGTGAGGGCCGCCATGCGGGCCGGGACGACCGCCCGCCCCCGGGTTTCCGCCAGGGCCTCGTCCACCAGGGCCCCCGGATGGAGGCCCGAGAGGGTCCGGCCGGCGGACCAGGCGGTCCGGGCGCGGCGCAGGTCCGCCTCCGTGAAGCCGCGCTGCCGCAGCGCCTGGAGGCGCTCCAGCAGGGACGCCTCGATGGCTGGAGCGGAGCCCTGGGCTTCCGCCTCCAGCGTCGCCACCAGGTCCAGCCCCTCCAGCCGGAGCTGGGCGGGGAACAGGACCGGGTCCCCAGGCAGGAGCAGGGCCAGCAGGGCTTCGACTTCCGGCTCCAGATCCTCCGGCTCCACGGCCACCGCCATGGCCCGCGGAGGGAGCCCGGGGGCTGGCAGCTCGACCCGCCGGACCGGCGGGGCTGCGGGCGAGGCGGGAGGGGACGGCGGTGTTGGAACGGTCGGGTGCGGCCGGACGGTCCAGGTCCCGAAACTCAGCAGCACGAGCCGCTTGGCCTGCTCCTGGCCCAGGTCGCCCTGGAGGACCAGCACGGCGCGGTCGGGCCGCATCATGCGGGCGAAGAAGGTGAGGAGATCCTCGTAGGTGACGGCCGTCAGGCTGTCGAGGGTGGGGGCCTGGAGGGTCCAATCCGGTTCCAGGAGCAGACGCAGCTTGGCTCCGGGCGTGGCCTCCAGCCGCTCCGTCTCCCGCCAGCAGGCGAGGCGCTCGGCCTCCAGGGTGGTGGGATCGAGGATCGAGCGGAAGGCCCGGTCGGCGAGCAGGCCCAGGGCCAGGTCCTGGTCGCGGCTGCGGGCCAGCAGGCTCCAGGAGAGGCCGTCGGACCGGAGGGCCGGGGTCAGCTCGATGCCCGCCCCCGCCAGGAGCTGTTCGAAGTCCCCGATCCGGAAGGCCCCCGCGTCCGAGTGCCCGAGCACGCGCAGGGCCAGGGGCGCCAGTCCGGGATGGGCGGCCGTCTCACGCTCCAGTGGCACGTGCAGGCGGGCCCGCACCAGGGGGCGCTCGTGGTCCTCCAGCAGGATCACCCGCAGGCCGTTGGGCAGGCTGAAGGTCTGAGTCCGGACCGGGGCCTGGGCCAGGCCCTGGACGGCCAGGAGGAACGCGACGAGGGCGGCCCGGGGCTTCATCGCTTCCCCGGGGCCAGCTGGGCCTCCAGCAGCTTGAGGGTGCGGCGGCGCTCCTCGATGCTGAGCATGCGGAGCTGGCGGAGCCCTTCCGAGACCATGTGCTCCCGCTGGGCCAGGTCCTCGATGCGGGTGGCGGCAAGGGCCTTCAGCACCCGGGCGGTCTCGGCCTCCAGGGGATCCTGGCCTTCGCCCGAATCGCCCTGCAGCCAGAGGGTGGTCCGGTGGCTGGGGTTCAGCCAGGTCCGGGCCGCGGCCTGCACGGCTTCGGGTCCGAGATTCCTCAGGCGCTGGAGTTCCTGCTCCGCCTGCCGCCAGTCCCCGGCCTCGGCCCAGGCCAGGCCCAGGGCCCGGGCGAGCGCGGCGGGTTCGTCCTGGACCCGGAGCTGCTCCACATCGATCTGGGTGAGGGCCCGCTGCCAGTCCTCCGCGGCGATGGGTTCCTGCTGGAGCCGCAGGATCTCCGTGTGGACCGCGCCCTCGACTTCCGCAAGGCTGTGGCCCTCGGCGGGGACCGCGCTGATCACCAGCAGACCCGGCAGCCGTCCGCCGGGAAGGTCCATCCGGACCTCCACGGACTGGGCGAGGACCTTCTGCCGCACCAGCCGCTGGGCCAGCCGGCCGGAGGGGCCACCCCCCAGCAGGCGGGCCGCGAGCCGCAGGGCCAGGTGATCGCGATGGGGGCGCGGGGGGATGCGCCAGCCCACCAGCAGCCCGGATCCTCCGCCCAGGGTCGCCTGGATGCGCCGGTCGCCCAGGTCCGCGGGAATCTCGGGGAGGAGGGGATCTTCAGAGCCGCCGCTGGCGGGCCCCGCGGGCAGGGCGCCGAAGTACCGCTCGAGCGGGGGCAGGGCCGTCTCCAGGCTGAAGCCGCCCACCAGCACCAGGGTGAGGCGGTCCGGGCGGCAGGCCTGGCGGGCCCAGGCCTGGAGGTCGGAGCGGCGCATGGCCTCCAGGGCGGGGAGGTGGTCCGCCAAGTCCCGGCCGTAGGGATGGCCGGGCAGGGCCGCGCCCTGGAGCAGCCCCAGGCTCTGGGCCCCCCGGGTCCGCAGCTCCGCCACCAGGGCGGCCCGGGCCTCGGAGAAGCGGCTGAGCTGGAGGACGGTCAGGCGCTGGGCCTCTGTGCGGCACCAGAACTCGAAGTCGGCCGTGGGGAGCTCGGTCTCCACCAGCAGGGCGTCCGCGCCGGCGGAGGCCGCCCAGCGCCCGCCCCGGGCGGCGTAGACATCCGTCAGGGGCGCGTGGGAGAACCGGGCCCGCACGGCCTCGTGCAGGGTCCACAGGTTGGCTCCCAGGGCCGGAAGCTGGCTGCCGCCCGCCGGGTCCTTCCGCTGGCGGAGCTGCTCCAGCCGCAGGGACTCGAGCAGGCCCTCCTCCTCCCTGAGCAGGGCATCGAGGGAGCCGGCCCCCTTGGCGGCGTCCAGGTCCTCGGGCCAGGTGGCTCCGTAGAGGGCCCGGGCCAGCAGGTCCGTGGCCCCGGCCAGGGCCGGGGCCTCCTCCGCCCGCCCGCCGCGGAACACCAGGGCCGCGTGGAAGGCGCCCAGGCCGCGCCGCTCCACCACCAGCACCCGGAGGCCGTTGGCGAGCCGGCGCTCCTGCACCTCGGCCAGGTGGGGCGCCTGGGCCTGCAGGCTCAGGGCGGCGAGGAGGAGCAGGGCCAGGCGTCGCATGGCCCGTAGAGTACTACTTCGGAGTGCTACTTCACCCGGATGCTGCCGTTGGTGGTTTCGAAGCGGATCGACTGGGTGCGCCCGGGCACCTTCACGTGGGCGCTGTGCTTGGTGATCTCGATGACCTGGGCGCCGGGCACCTTGATCTCCATGGACCCGTTGCTGTTCTCGGCCATGAGCTCGCCGGTGGCCTTCCCCAGCTCCGCCTCGATGCTGCCATTGGTGGATTCCAGGTGGATGCCTTCGCCCCAGCCGTCCAGGTTGCGGGCGCGGATGCTGCCGTTGGTGGTCTCCAGGCGGATGCCGCCTGCCACGTCCTCGAGGACGATGCGGCCGTTGGTGGTGCCGCCCTTGATCCGGGCCATCAGGTTCCGGGCCTCGATGGGGCCGTTGGTGGTGTCCACCAGGACTTCCCCGCGCACATCGGACACCAGGATGGCGCCGTTGGTGGCTTCGCACCGGGCGTAGCCCTCGAGGTGGTCCACGGCCACGGTGCCGTTGGTGGTGCGGAAGTGGCCCAGCAGCTTGCGGGGCACCTGGAGCGTCATCTCGCAGCGGGGGCTGATGTAGAGCCCGAAGCTCCAGGAGGGCTGCTGGAACATCGCCTCGATGTCCAGATCCTGCCCCTTGCGCTGGAGCACCAGCTCCACCCGGCGCTTGTCGCTGTCGCGGATCTGAGCGGTGAGGAAGACCTCCTCCTTGTCCCAGCCCGTCACCCGGATGCCGCCGTTGCGATTCTTCACCCAGAGCTTGGAGCCGTAGGCCAGCTTCTCCGTCCGCTGCTCGGTCCGGGAGCTGGAGGGGAGGTCCACCCCGACCATGGGCGCCGGCGGGGCCGGAGGGGCGGGCGGGGGCGGCGGTGGAACCTGGGCCAGCAGGGCGCTCCCGGCCAGGAACAGGGGAAGGCATCGGCTGGAGACGGTCATAACAGCTCCCGTGGGAGAAAGAACCAGGGCGGGCCTGGGTGTAGAGGTCACGATCCGGGGGCGGAAGCGTTTAGTCACATTACCCTGGATGCGGCCCGGGAATGCCATATCCCTCAAGGCCTTCCCCCCGATCCCACGGGGCCGGCGGGGGGCCGGGAGAGGGGTGGCGGGCGCCGCCGGCTCCTGGTGGCCGCGCCTTCGCGATACCCTGGGAGGATCCCTCCGGAGCCCGCCATGTCCGCCTTTATCCTCTCCGCCACCCGCACCGCCGTCGGCTCCTTCGGAGGTGCGCTCAAGCCTCTGAACGCCGTGCAGATGGGCGCCCTGGCCATCACCGAGGCCCTGAAGCGGGCCGGCGTGGCGCCCGAGGCCGTGGGCGACGTGGTCATGGGCAACGTGCTCCAGGCCGGCAGCGGCCAGAATGTCGCCCGGCTGGCGGCCCTCAAGGCGGGCTTGCCCTTCTCGACGCCCGCCCACACGCCGAACCAGGTGTGCGGCTCGGGCCTCAAGGCCATCGCCCTGGGCGCCCAGTCCATCCTGATGGGCGATGCCGATCTCGTGGTGGCCGGCGGCACCGAGAGCATGTCCAATGCGCCCTACCTGCTGCCCGCCGCCCGCTGGGGCGCCCGCATGGGCAACGCCCAGCTCATCGACAGCATGATCCAGGACGGCCTCTGGTGCGGCCACGGCGACACCCACATGGGCATCACCGCCGAGAACGTGGCCGCCAAGCACGGCCTCACCCGCGAAGCCCAGGACGCGTTCTCCCTCCAGAGCCAGCAGAAGGCCGCCGCGGCCCAGGCCGCAGGCGCCTTCGACCGCGAGGTGTTCACCGTGACCCTGGCCGGCAAGAAGGGCGACGTGCTCTTCAACCGCGACGAGTACATCAAGACCGACGCCTCCGCCGAGGGGCTCGCGAAGCTCAAGCCCGCCTTCAAGAAGGACGGCACCGTGACCGCCGGCAACGCCAGCGGCATCAACGACGGCGCTGGCGCCCTGGTGCTGGCCTCCGAGGCCGCGGCCAAGGCCCACAAGCCCATCGCCCGCATCCTCGGCTTCGCCCAGGCCGGTGTGGATCCCGCCACCATGGGCCTGGGCCCCGTGCCCGCCATCCAGAAGCTGCTGGCCAAGACCGGCGTGAAGCTGGCGGACATCGACCTCTTCGAGCTGAACGAGGCCTTCGCCGCCCAGAGCCTGGGCGTGCTGGCGGAGCTGCCGGAGCTCGACCCCGCCAGGGTGAACCTGCGGGGCGGCGCCATCGCCATCGGCCACCCCATCGGCGCCAGCGGCACCCGCATCCTCGTCACCCTCCTGCACCTGCTCCAGGACCAGGACAAGAAGCTCGGCCTCGCCGCCCTCTGCGTCGGCGGCGGCCAGGGCGTGGCCATGCTGGTGGAGCGGCTCTGAAAAGGGCTATCAGCTGTCAGCTTTCAGCTGTCAGCCTGAATATGCCTCGTCCCATCCCTACTGATAGCCGATAGCTGACAGCTGATAGCGTCCAAACCATGATCACCCTCACCCACGTCGGCAAGCAGTACGACCGCATCCACACGGCCCTGTCGGACGTGAGCTTCGCCATCGATTCGGGGGAGTTCGTGTTCCTCACGGGCCCCAGCGGCGCGGGGAAGTCCACGCTGCTGAAGCTGCTGTTCCGGGAGCAGATCCCCAGCAGCGGCGAGATCCAGGTGGCGGGCCATCGCCTCGCCGCCATGCCCGAGAAGGAGATCCCCCTGCTGCGCCGCAAGCTGGGCGTGGTGTTCCAGGACTTCAAGCTCATCCGCAGCCGCACCATCTTCGAGAACGTGGCCTTCGTGCTGCGGGTGCTGGGCGTGAGCGCCGCCGAGCAGAAGCAGCGCACCTTCCGGGCCCTCAAGATGGTGGGCCTCCAGCACAAGCTCAGCAGCTACCCGCTGCAGCTGTCGGGTGGCGAGCAGCAGCGCGTGGCCATCGCCCGGGCCCTGGTGAACGACCCCCTGGTGCTGCTGGCGGACGAGCCCACGGGGAACCTGGACCCGGACCTGGCCCAGGAGATCATGGCCCTCTTCGAGCGCATCAACGGCCAGGGCACCACCGTGATCGTGGCCACCCACGACCGCAGCCTCATCCAGCGCATGAAGAAGCGCGTCATCGGCCTCGACCACGGCCGCATCGCCTTCGATCAGCCGGCGCCCACAAGCCTGGTGACGGTGTAATTGGCGGTAGGCTGGAGTCTGTTGATCGGATTCCCATGGCCCAGCCCCTCACCGATGCCCGTTTCGTCACCTCCGCGGCCGACGCGAAGAAGCTCGGCGTCTGCCATGCGGAGGTGGCTTTCGTGGGGCGGAGCAACGTGGGCAAGTCCTCGCTGCTGAACGCCCTGGCCAACCAGAAGCAGCTGGCGCGGGTGTCCAAGACGCCGGGCCGGACGCGGCTCATCAACGTGTTCCTCACCGGCCCCGACCGCTGGATCGTGGACCTTCCCGGCTACGGCTTCGCCACGGGCCCCGCCGCCGAGCGGGCCACCTGGCAGAAGATGGTCGAGGGCTACCTCACGGGCCGCGCCACGCTGCGCATGGTCTTCGTGCTGGTGGACGCCGAGGTGGGCCCCACGAAGCTGGATCACCAGATGATCGACTGGCTCCGCTCCGAAAGCCTGCCCCACCGCATCGTGGCCACCAAGGCCGACCAGGTGAAACCCAGCAAGGCCCTCAAGCAGCGCAAGGACGTGGCGGCGGACCTGGGCCTCCAGGCCAATGACATCGCCTGGGTGAGTGCCGCGAAAGGCTCGGGCATTCCCGAGTTGCGGCGTGAAGTGGCGGATCTGCTGGACCTTTAAAGTTCCTCCACCTCGCCCATCCGCCACACCATGAACCGCCCCTCGTGGGCCCAGGGCAGGGCGATGCCGTTGGCTTCCACCTCGTGGGTGTGGAAGTGGCCGGTGAGGAAGGTGGTGCCTGCCTGGGCCTCGGCGGCGGCGCGGAAGGCCTTGCGGGGGAAGGTCAGCTTGTAGGCGGCATTGGTGGTCCGGAGCTTCCGTTCCATCCAGGCGGACACGCGGCGCGCCATGCCGCCGGGCATGAGCCGGAAGAGCAGCCACACCGCGCCCGAGCGCGAGACCAGGTTCCACAGGCGGTACTGGCGGTCGGCGGTGTTGATGAGGTCGCCGTGCTCCCAGGTCAGCGCCTCGCCTTCGAGCGACCCGCCGATGCCTTCGCCCATCAGGTCGAAGCGCCCGGCATGGCGATCCAGGAAATATTCCCGATTGCCCAGCCACAGGCCCACCCAGCGGCCCGCGGCGCGGCGCCCATCCACCCAGGCGAGGAAGGCGCGCTGCGGGTCCGTCTCCATCCCGGGGAACCCCACCCAGACATCGAACACATCGCCGAGGAAGAGCCAGTCGGCATCCGGATGGGCGGTGGTGGCGGCCTCCAGCCCCGTGAGCGTGGCACCCCAGTGGGGATCCGCCACAAGGATGAGCTCCCGGGAAAGGTCCGGCCGGCGCATCCGGCCGCGCCACCAGGAGAGGGCAGCCAGGCGCCGCGTCACGAGCAGGTGGAGGGAGCTGGCCGTGAGGGCCAGGGCGCCGCCCAGGGTGTCGGCCACCCAGTCGCCGAACGCGCAGTCCCGCCCCGGGACGAACCGCTGATGCAGCTCATCGGACACGCCGTAGAGCGCCACCGCGGCCAGGATAAGAAGATGGCGGCGGTAGAGGGGCAGGCCCGGCTGCGTATGGCGCAGGGCTAGGTCCATGGCCAGGGCCAGCACGGCATACACCGCCGCATGGGCGAACTTGTCCAGGGGCGGCGGGAGCTCGATCCCGCCCGGATAGTGCGATTGCGCACTCAGCCAGAAGATCGTCCCGGCCACGGCCAGGGGAAGGAGCCAGAATCCACGAAAGCGCATGATCCATCGAACCACAGGCGGGGGAGAGATGCGAATGCTCGTGATGGCGAAGTGAGGACTCCCGATCCCGACCTAGAGTAGGGCGATAGGCTCCGGATTTTGAGGGTCGTCGTCTTCAGCGAACGGCTGGGCCTCTCCGACAGGAGATCCAATGCCATGGTCCGTGAGCCCCGGCTCTCGGGCCATCAACTTGCGCAGAGGGTTGAGATTTGGCATTCCCAGCGCCTTGGAAATGGCTTCGTCAATCTCAGCCCGGACCGGGTCCTCCTCCAGTTTGGATAGGGCCATCAGTTTCTGGGCGCCGAGTCGGTCGTACGCGCCTGCGAGCGCCATCGCTTGTGCGTCTGAAAGAACGCGAACGTCCAGAACTGGCATACCTTCCCAGGCGGGCTGTTTCATCTTCATCCAAGCACCCTGCGTGACTACCCTCCTGCCGTAGAAGAGCAGCAGGGCAAGCGAACCATTCAGCCATAACAACATCGCTTTTCTTCGATTGGGGTCAAAGTTCGACCGAAGGGGCCACCAAGTGTTTGCCAGAACCGATTCATCCAATCCAATAGCCAACACGCGCTGACTGTTGGTCCTAAGACGTTCTACGAGCAGGATGTCGCCAGATCGTTCCCAAAGATGGGCCCCGTAGTTTGGCCCTCGTGGGGAGTCCTGCTTCACCACGAGGAAAGTATTGGGTTCCTGACGAATGGTCGTAATGGCTTGGGAATCGTGATTCCAGACGCCGCGATAGGGAGAAAACTCCTCTGTCGAGGGGTAGAACCCATCGTGGATCCGGCGCTGATCCGGTCCGAGATCACCGAGGGCCGCGAGAGGGCACAGAGTGACCGAAATAGGGGTTGCCTGACCAGGCACCTGCACCAGCCCATTCCCCAGGTGCCAGAACGTCCTTGCAAGTTCGGTCTGGCTAAAGAGGCCTCCCGTCCAGTTTTCGCTGCCCCGCGGTGCGGGCATGGACATCAGTTCACCCAACTTACCCTGGGGAGTCCGGATGGCCTGAGTGCCGGTTCCCTCCACATTGGCAGGCGGTGTGGCAAGAACGTGGTGGGCGAGGTCCAGGGCTTCGTAGATGGAGGTGGGATTGCGCCAGAGGTTGAGGTACTGGGTCCGTCCGGGAGTCTCGTAGAGACCATCCTTCTTGCGGGTGATGAACATGACTTCGGAGAGGTCCGTGTTCTCCGAGAAATTCGGTCGGCCTGCATCATGGCTGGTGATGACCATCTCCAGGTGGTGGCAGGTGGCGAGAAGTTCTCGGGTCGCGGCCCAGGCCTCGCCCGAGATCAGGGCGGCAGGGAGCACGAAGGCCATCCGGCCTTTCGGCTTCAAGCGCTTTTCCGCCACGGCTACGAAGACGGATCCGAGGCCTGCGGTGATGTTTGCGCTGAGCCTTTTGGACCGCTTCTTCAGTTCCTTCTGGAGGACCTCACGTTCCGCCTGGGGAAGCGACCCGAACAGAAGGTTGCCCCCCACGCTGCGGACGAAAGGTGGATTCATCACGCACAGATCCAGGTCTGGAAGGGTGGCTGAGGACGTAGAGACATGAGCGGCGCTGACCTGCTTGGCATCCATCCGGGCCCCATCAAGGGTCACTTCAGTGGGGATGGTGTTCCGGCCGATGAAATCCAGGCTGCCCAGCCGAATGCCTGACTGGCCGTCACCTACCCCCATGGGCATGACAAAGAGGTTCATCCGTGTGAAGGCCACCTCGGGAGCGAGGAGGGCCAATGTGGATGCCGTCAGGTGGAGGGCGGAGGGCAGGACATCATACCCATGGAGGATCCGTTCCATCAGTGCACGATGGAATCCCTGGAGATCCGGTGGATGGATGGGGAGGCCCTGCTCCGCCCTGGCTCGGATGTGCTTATCAGCCAAGGCCTGGGCTGCGGCCATGAGGAGGGTGCCCGTTCCACAGGTCAAGTCGGCGATGCGCAGATCCTCCAGCACCCGGAGATCTGCGTAGTCCCGATCATCCCCTGGGATGTCGGTAGCGAGCTTGAGGAGGAGGGTGGCCGCGGACACAGAGGTGTAGTAGGTCCCCAGAAACTTGGCCTGGTGCAACAGCCAGTGGTAGATCCGGCCCATGAGGTCGTGCCTCAGGGCGGTCTGCTTTTCGCAGATGCTGGCAGCCTCTTTCAGCAGGGCCTTGAATGCGACCGACGCATTCCGGGAGTTGGGGACCTCGCGGAGGATTCGTTCGCCAAGCTGGAAAATGGGGACGTAGTTGATGTTTTCCCAGATCCATTGCCAATGGTCGGCCACATCCTGGATGGGTGTCTTGCTCCGCTGGACCTGCCCGAGCGTCTTGATGCCGGTTCTCGATCCCGCCAGCTGCTCCTCGAAGATCAGGGCATTGGAAAGAGCCAAAGCCGCCACCTTGGCGGCTGTCACTCGGCGCCGTTCCCTGTCCTCGGGTTTCTCGTCTTCAGGGGGATGGATGCCGAGGAGGTCGGAAAGCCGATCACAGACATCGGGTTGCCCGCTCCAGAGCGCAGCAACGCCATCCAGCCGCGCACCGAGAGAGGTGGCCGTCTGTTCCACCAAGTCGTCCTGGGACAAGGTCTCCTGGGCGCGCCGAAGCGCGGCCATCAACTCTTCCGGGCTCCCCTTGGCCCAGGTCGGCGAGGTGGTTTCCGTGACGATGCAGAATTCGAGGGAGGCGTCCTGGAGGCGTTTTGCCAGCTGCTGAGTCGGGGCCGTCCGGAGATCGGCCGGGTAGACCGCCGCAGCGGCGATGTGGGCGATGCCATGGCGCACACGCCCCTTGGCGTCCTGGAACACCAGATCCTTGGCGCCGGGGGTATCCGCGAACTTCCCCTCGATGGCGATGCGCAATCCCCGGAGCGTGAACAGGACGTCCGGACGATCTTTCCCCTTGGCCAGGATGACCTCGGCCTCGGCCTGTACGCCGAGTTGGGAGATGGCCTGAGCCAGATAGGTGTTCACCGTTTCTTCGCGGTGGCGCATGGGGGTGGTCATGCCCTGGCTCCGGTTGAATTAAAATACGAATAAATCGTATATTTGATTCACCCTACCACGCCCAATCCCAACGCTGGATGAGGAAGGGTTTTCACCCTAAAGTCGTGGCATGGCGCCCCGCCAGCCTTCTCGCCCTGGAACCAAGGGCAGCAAGGCCGGTCGTTCGAAATCAAGAATTAACCGTCAATTGGCCAAACGGGGGAAATATAAACCCCGATCAGGGCCTGCGGACCCCAAGACACCCGGAGAACGGATCCGGGCGGCACGCCGGGCCTTGGGGCTCACACAGCGGGAACTTGGCGAGAAGCTCCGGACGGATCA
This region includes:
- a CDS encoding M16 family metallopeptidase; the protein is MKPRAALVAFLLAVQGLAQAPVRTQTFSLPNGLRVILLEDHERPLVRARLHVPLERETAAHPGLAPLALRVLGHSDAGAFRIGDFEQLLAGAGIELTPALRSDGLSWSLLARSRDQDLALGLLADRAFRSILDPTTLEAERLACWRETERLEATPGAKLRLLLEPDWTLQAPTLDSLTAVTYEDLLTFFARMMRPDRAVLVLQGDLGQEQAKRLVLLSFGTWTVRPHPTVPTPPSPPASPAAPPVRRVELPAPGLPPRAMAVAVEPEDLEPEVEALLALLLPGDPVLFPAQLRLEGLDLVATLEAEAQGSAPAIEASLLERLQALRQRGFTEADLRRARTAWSAGRTLSGLHPGALVDEALAETRGRAVVPARMAALTVETLNAGLRRWLDPARLRTGVLGGSAKP
- a CDS encoding M16 family metallopeptidase; amino-acid sequence: MRRLALLLLAALSLQAQAPHLAEVQERRLANGLRVLVVERRGLGAFHAALVFRGGRAEEAPALAGATDLLARALYGATWPEDLDAAKGAGSLDALLREEEGLLESLRLEQLRQRKDPAGGSQLPALGANLWTLHEAVRARFSHAPLTDVYAARGGRWAASAGADALLVETELPTADFEFWCRTEAQRLTVLQLSRFSEARAALVAELRTRGAQSLGLLQGAALPGHPYGRDLADHLPALEAMRRSDLQAWARQACRPDRLTLVLVGGFSLETALPPLERYFGALPAGPASGGSEDPLLPEIPADLGDRRIQATLGGGSGLLVGWRIPPRPHRDHLALRLAARLLGGGPSGRLAQRLVRQKVLAQSVEVRMDLPGGRLPGLLVISAVPAEGHSLAEVEGAVHTEILRLQQEPIAAEDWQRALTQIDVEQLRVQDEPAALARALGLAWAEAGDWRQAEQELQRLRNLGPEAVQAAARTWLNPSHRTTLWLQGDSGEGQDPLEAETARVLKALAATRIEDLAQREHMVSEGLRQLRMLSIEERRRTLKLLEAQLAPGKR
- a CDS encoding DUF4097 family beta strand repeat-containing protein translates to MTVSSRCLPLFLAGSALLAQVPPPPPPAPPAPPAPMVGVDLPSSSRTEQRTEKLAYGSKLWVKNRNGGIRVTGWDKEEVFLTAQIRDSDKRRVELVLQRKGQDLDIEAMFQQPSWSFGLYISPRCEMTLQVPRKLLGHFRTTNGTVAVDHLEGYARCEATNGAILVSDVRGEVLVDTTNGPIEARNLMARIKGGTTNGRIVLEDVAGGIRLETTNGSIRARNLDGWGEGIHLESTNGSIEAELGKATGELMAENSNGSMEIKVPGAQVIEITKHSAHVKVPGRTQSIRFETTNGSIRVK
- a CDS encoding acetyl-CoA C-acetyltransferase encodes the protein MSAFILSATRTAVGSFGGALKPLNAVQMGALAITEALKRAGVAPEAVGDVVMGNVLQAGSGQNVARLAALKAGLPFSTPAHTPNQVCGSGLKAIALGAQSILMGDADLVVAGGTESMSNAPYLLPAARWGARMGNAQLIDSMIQDGLWCGHGDTHMGITAENVAAKHGLTREAQDAFSLQSQQKAAAAQAAGAFDREVFTVTLAGKKGDVLFNRDEYIKTDASAEGLAKLKPAFKKDGTVTAGNASGINDGAGALVLASEAAAKAHKPIARILGFAQAGVDPATMGLGPVPAIQKLLAKTGVKLADIDLFELNEAFAAQSLGVLAELPELDPARVNLRGGAIAIGHPIGASGTRILVTLLHLLQDQDKKLGLAALCVGGGQGVAMLVERL
- the ftsE gene encoding cell division ATP-binding protein FtsE; translation: MITLTHVGKQYDRIHTALSDVSFAIDSGEFVFLTGPSGAGKSTLLKLLFREQIPSSGEIQVAGHRLAAMPEKEIPLLRRKLGVVFQDFKLIRSRTIFENVAFVLRVLGVSAAEQKQRTFRALKMVGLQHKLSSYPLQLSGGEQQRVAIARALVNDPLVLLADEPTGNLDPDLAQEIMALFERINGQGTTVIVATHDRSLIQRMKKRVIGLDHGRIAFDQPAPTSLVTV
- the yihA gene encoding ribosome biogenesis GTP-binding protein YihA/YsxC — encoded protein: MAQPLTDARFVTSAADAKKLGVCHAEVAFVGRSNVGKSSLLNALANQKQLARVSKTPGRTRLINVFLTGPDRWIVDLPGYGFATGPAAERATWQKMVEGYLTGRATLRMVFVLVDAEVGPTKLDHQMIDWLRSESLPHRIVATKADQVKPSKALKQRKDVAADLGLQANDIAWVSAAKGSGIPELRREVADLLDL
- a CDS encoding VanZ family protein; protein product: MRFRGFWLLPLAVAGTIFWLSAQSHYPGGIELPPPLDKFAHAAVYAVLALAMDLALRHTQPGLPLYRRHLLILAAVALYGVSDELHQRFVPGRDCAFGDWVADTLGGALALTASSLHLLVTRRLAALSWWRGRMRRPDLSRELILVADPHWGATLTGLEAATTAHPDADWLFLGDVFDVWVGFPGMETDPQRAFLAWVDGRRAAGRWVGLWLGNREYFLDRHAGRFDLMGEGIGGSLEGEALTWEHGDLINTADRQYRLWNLVSRSGAVWLLFRLMPGGMARRVSAWMERKLRTTNAAYKLTFPRKAFRAAAEAQAGTTFLTGHFHTHEVEANGIALPWAHEGRFMVWRMGEVEEL